The Mus caroli chromosome 1, CAROLI_EIJ_v1.1, whole genome shotgun sequence genome has a window encoding:
- the Hes6 gene encoding transcription cofactor HES-6 isoform X1, whose protein sequence is MAPSQAPSRDRAGQEDEDRWEARGDRKARKPLVEKKRRARINESLQELRLLLAGTEVQAKLENAEVLELTVRRVQGALRGRAREREQLQAEASERFAAGYIQCMHEVHTFVSTCQAIDATVSAELLNHLLESMPLREGSSFRDLLGDSLAGLPGGSGRSSWPPGGSPESPLSSPPNPGDDLCSDLEEIPEAELNRVPAEGPDLVSTSLGSLTAARRAQNVWRPW, encoded by the exons ATGGCTCCGTCCCAGGCGCCCAGCCGGGACCGTGCAGGCCAGGAGGATGAGGACCGCTGGGAAGCACGGGGGGACCGCAAG GCCCGGAAGCCCCTGGTGGAGAAGAAGCGACGCGCGCGGATCAACGAGAGTCTTCAGGAGCTGCGGCTGCTGCTGGCCGGCACCGAG GTGCAGGCCAAGCTAGAGAACGCCGAGGTTCTGGAGCTGACCGTGAGGCGCGTGCAGGGCGCGCTGCGAGGCCGGGCGCGCG AGCGGGAGCAGCTGCAGGCTGAAGCAAGCGAGCGCTTCGCTGCTGGCTACATCCAGTGCATGCATGAGGTGCACACGTTCGTGTCCACGTGCCAAGCCATCGATGCCACTGTCTCAGCTGAACTCCTGAACCACCTGCTAGAATCCATGCCGCTGCGCGAGGGTAGCAGCTTTCGGGATCTGCTGGGGGActccctagctgggctgcctggaGGCTCTGGGAGGAGCAGCTGGCCTCCAGGAGGGTCCCCAGAGTCCCCATTGTCCAGTCCCCCAAATCCCGGGGACGACCTGTGTTCTGACCTAGAGGAGATCCCGGAGGCTGAACTAAACCGGGTACCTGCTGAGGGGCCGGATTTGGTGTCTACATCCTTAGGCAGCCTGACTGCAGCTCGCCGGGCCCAGAATGTGTGGAGGCCTTGGTGA
- the Hes6 gene encoding transcription cofactor HES-6 isoform X2: MHEVHTFVSTCQAIDATVSAELLNHLLESMPLREGSSFRDLLGDSLAGLPGGSGRSSWPPGGSPESPLSSPPNPGDDLCSDLEEIPEAELNRVPAEGPDLVSTSLGSLTAARRAQNVWRPW, from the coding sequence ATGCATGAGGTGCACACGTTCGTGTCCACGTGCCAAGCCATCGATGCCACTGTCTCAGCTGAACTCCTGAACCACCTGCTAGAATCCATGCCGCTGCGCGAGGGTAGCAGCTTTCGGGATCTGCTGGGGGActccctagctgggctgcctggaGGCTCTGGGAGGAGCAGCTGGCCTCCAGGAGGGTCCCCAGAGTCCCCATTGTCCAGTCCCCCAAATCCCGGGGACGACCTGTGTTCTGACCTAGAGGAGATCCCGGAGGCTGAACTAAACCGGGTACCTGCTGAGGGGCCGGATTTGGTGTCTACATCCTTAGGCAGCCTGACTGCAGCTCGCCGGGCCCAGAATGTGTGGAGGCCTTGGTGA